From a single Sphingosinicellaceae bacterium genomic region:
- a CDS encoding esterase-like activity of phytase family protein, which produces MSKKYLPALMLATIVAMPASGNVVLLANGSISGSSAGVNTDLSGLTGALENGVAGNFLGGLGSGIAYAGHNTFIATPDRGPNATPYNSAVDDTTSYIARFQTLKLSLVAGAGGSLPFSLSTKLTGTTLLSSKSPLNYGTGAGLGVGSGVPGANSAGLNYFTGRSDNYGTGNSGNASNARFDPESVRVSNDGRSVFISDEYGPYVRQFDRNTGSLIKTFALPGNLDVANLSPNGATEISGNTSGRVANKGMEGLAITPDGKTLVGIMQAPLIQDAADSKTKKLLRIVTIDIATGATHEYGYNLTSGSGVSDIVAISNTEFLVDERDGKGLGDGSNAAVKQAFTIDLAGATDITGLSGAAAIAAVVGKTEFLDIVTALTANGLSTAQVPAKIEGFAFGQDVTYLGSIYHTLFVANDNDFVPDVAGANQFFVFGFQDSDLPNFIAQELAASVPEPSTWLSMIAGFGIAGSLLRRRRGGAVLA; this is translated from the coding sequence ATGTCCAAGAAGTATCTGCCGGCCCTGATGCTCGCGACGATCGTCGCGATGCCTGCGTCGGGTAACGTGGTCCTGCTCGCCAACGGCTCGATCAGCGGCAGCAGCGCCGGCGTGAACACCGACCTGTCCGGGCTGACCGGCGCGTTGGAGAACGGCGTTGCCGGCAACTTCCTTGGTGGCCTTGGTTCGGGCATCGCGTACGCAGGGCACAACACCTTCATCGCGACGCCTGACCGTGGCCCCAACGCCACCCCGTATAATTCGGCCGTCGACGATACGACCTCGTACATCGCCCGTTTCCAGACCCTCAAGTTGAGCCTGGTCGCCGGTGCGGGCGGTTCGCTGCCGTTCTCGCTCTCGACGAAGCTGACCGGCACGACGCTGCTGTCCAGCAAGAGCCCCCTCAACTACGGTACCGGCGCCGGCCTCGGTGTCGGCTCCGGGGTCCCGGGCGCGAATTCTGCCGGTCTGAATTACTTCACTGGGCGGTCTGACAACTACGGGACGGGTAACTCGGGCAATGCGTCGAATGCCCGCTTCGACCCCGAATCGGTTCGCGTCTCGAACGACGGCCGCAGCGTTTTCATCTCGGATGAATACGGCCCCTATGTTCGTCAGTTCGATCGGAACACCGGTTCGCTGATCAAGACCTTCGCGTTGCCCGGCAACTTGGACGTCGCCAATCTGTCGCCGAACGGTGCGACCGAAATCAGTGGCAACACCTCTGGCCGCGTCGCCAACAAAGGCATGGAGGGGCTCGCCATCACGCCCGACGGCAAGACCCTGGTCGGCATCATGCAGGCACCGCTGATCCAGGATGCAGCCGACAGCAAGACCAAGAAGCTGCTGCGCATCGTGACCATCGACATCGCCACCGGGGCGACCCATGAATACGGCTACAACCTGACCAGCGGCTCGGGCGTCAGCGACATCGTCGCGATCAGCAATACCGAGTTCCTGGTCGACGAGCGCGACGGCAAGGGCCTTGGCGATGGCAGTAATGCCGCGGTCAAGCAGGCCTTCACCATCGACCTGGCAGGCGCGACCGACATCACGGGCCTGAGTGGAGCTGCTGCCATCGCGGCGGTCGTCGGCAAGACGGAATTCCTCGACATCGTCACCGCGCTTACGGCCAATGGTCTCAGCACCGCACAGGTGCCGGCAAAGATCGAGGGCTTCGCCTTCGGCCAGGACGTGACCTACCTCGGCAGCATCTATCACACGCTGTTCGTCGCCAATGACAACGACTTCGTGCCCGATGTCGCGGGAGCCAACCAGTTCTTCGTATTCGGCTTCCAGGATAGCGACCTGCCGAACTTCATCGCGCAGGAGCTGGCGGCGTCGGTGCCGGAGCCGTCGACCTGGTTATCGATGATCGCTGGTTTTGGTATCGCGGGCAGCCTGCTGCGCCGCCGTCGCGGGGGCGCTGTGCTGGCCTGA
- a CDS encoding YbjN domain-containing protein → MTSVDFAFTHAPAAPIDMLEHYFNAHGHAFERTGDEEITASIAGEWTTYELRALWREEEHVLQLIALPDVRVPDNKRAAIYETIGLINEQLWIGHFEMWSADGALLFRHATLLDSEDDEEDIDLTMGQAEMLVEAAIDECDRYHPVFQFVLWAGKSPADALQAALLDTVGEA, encoded by the coding sequence ATGACATCAGTCGACTTCGCCTTCACCCATGCGCCCGCCGCGCCGATCGACATGCTCGAGCATTATTTCAACGCGCACGGCCATGCTTTCGAGCGCACCGGCGACGAGGAGATCACCGCTTCGATCGCCGGCGAGTGGACCACCTACGAGCTTCGCGCCTTGTGGCGGGAGGAGGAGCATGTCCTCCAGCTCATCGCGCTGCCCGACGTCCGGGTGCCCGACAACAAGCGCGCCGCGATCTACGAGACCATCGGGCTGATCAACGAGCAGTTGTGGATCGGCCACTTCGAGATGTGGTCGGCGGACGGCGCCTTGCTGTTCCGCCACGCGACGCTCCTCGACAGCGAGGACGATGAGGAAGACATCGACCTGACCATGGGCCAGGCCGAGATGCTCGTCGAAGCCGCAATCGACGAGTGTGACCGCTATCACCCGGTGTTCCAGTTCGTCCTGTGGGCCGGCAAGTCGCCCGCCGACGCGCTGCAGGCGGCGCTGCTGGATACCGTCGGCGAGGCGTAA